The following proteins are encoded in a genomic region of Pyxicephalus adspersus chromosome 9, UCB_Pads_2.0, whole genome shotgun sequence:
- the LOC140338499 gene encoding cytochrome P450 2J4-like — MDIITLLVVGFALLLLLQWKLSRPKGFPPGPIALPLVGNLLQIDFTNPLKDLKAFSKVYGPMFSIYLGFTPAVVIRELKHVKEILVNKGVDFADRPQNRLIQLISGGRGLIFAGYGSSWKEHRRFTLSTLRNFGLGKKSMEQRICEEAAFLIDEMKKNKGSLYDPHFVLGNAASNIICSIVFGRRYNYDNPTFRDLLNLVHEHTKRTSGFWAQLFNAFGFIKHLPLPHQKVIRNIKVIFGFLRNVLEEHKRTRVPNQPRDYIDCYLDEVDKEKQDGYKSSFDDENLLTCMLDLFIAGRETTSSSLEWTLLYMMIYSDVQEKCRTEMDTVRGDRDHLDYEDRVRMPYTQAVLREVQRFASILPLGVAHSPIKDVQLNGYTIPKGTFIITDLSSVHYDESSWKYPYEFNPDHFLNKDGELIKTESFLPLSAGPRVCLGENMAQIEIFLFFTTMLTHFEFHCADPKSPPDLTPVFGVSQTPRCFKMRLVHRT, encoded by the exons ATGGACATCATTACCCTGTTGGTAGTGGGCTTTGCCCTTCTTTTGCTACTACAATGGAAACTGTCTCGGCCAAAGGGTTTCCCACCTGGCCCTATAGCATTGCCTCTTGTGGGGAATTTATTACAGATAGATTTCACCAATCCCCTCAAGGATCTAAAAGCG ttttcCAAGGTGTATGGACCGATGTTCAGCATATATCTGGGGTTCACCCCAGCTGTGGTGATTCGGGAACTGAAACATGTCAAAGAAATACTAGTAAATAAAGGTGTTGATTTTGCAGACAGGCCTCAGAACAGACTCATTCAACTTATTTCGGGTGGTAGag GTTTAATTTTCGCAGGCTATGGTAGCTCATGGAAAGAGCACAGGCGTTTTACTCTGTCTACACTGCGCAATTTTGGCCTGGGTAAGAAGTCCATGGAGCAGAGGATTTGTGAAGAGGCTGCATTCCTGATTGATGAAATGAAGAAGAATAAAG GCTCTCTATATGACCCTCATTTTGTACTTGGTAATGCTGCGTCCAACATAATCTGTTCCATCGTATTTGGAAGGCGTTACAACTATGACAATCCAACGTTCAGAGACCTTCTTAACCTCGTCCATGAACACACAAAGAGAACATCTGGGTTTTGGGCTCAG CTCTTCAATGCATTtggatttattaaacatcttCCTCTACCACATCAGAAggttattagaaatataaaggtaATTTTTGGTTTTCTTAGGAATGTTCTAGAGGAACACAAGAGAACCAGAGTGCCCAATCAACCCCGAGACTACATCGACTGCTATCTAGATGAAGTGGATAag GAGAAACAAGATGGTTACAAGTCATCCTTTGATGATGAAAATCTCCTTACATGTATGTTGGATCTCTTTATTGCTGGAAGAGAAACCACATCTTCCAGTCTGGAGTGGACTCTATTGTATATGATGATTTATTCAGATGTTCAAG AAAAGTGTCGGACAGAAATGGATACAGTACGAGGAGACAGAGACCATCTGGACTATGAGGACCGAGTAAGGATGCCATACACACAGGCTGTTCTGCGGGAAGTCCAGCGCTTTGCCTCAATACTGCCACTAGGAGTTGCTCACTCACCCATCAAAGATGTGCAGCTGAATGGGTACACTATTCCAAAG GGAACATTCATCATCACAGATCTTTCCTCGGTGCACTATGATGAGAGTAGCTGGAAGTATCCCTATGAATTTAACCCAGATCATTTTCTGAACAAAGACGGAGAACTGATAAAAACAGAATCTTTCTTGCCTCTTTCTGCAG GTCCACGAGTTTGTCTTGGGGAGAATATGGCTCAGATAGAGATCTTCCTCTTCTTTACAACTATGCTAACACATTTTGAATTCCACTGTGCGGACCCGAAGTCTCCTCCGGACCTCACACCTGTTTTTGGGGTTTCTCAAACTCCTAGGTGTTTCAAGATGAGGCTGGTTCACCGCACTTAA
- the LOC140338500 gene encoding LOW QUALITY PROTEIN: cytochrome P450 2J6-like (The sequence of the model RefSeq protein was modified relative to this genomic sequence to represent the inferred CDS: substituted 1 base at 1 genomic stop codon) — translation MVGCQSVDVGMQAAIDTLVDPHFILDNAVSNIICSIVFGGRYDYDDTRFRDIPNVVHENMKMDTGFWSQLYYALGFVKHLPLPHQKIFKNVKTVFEFLEKVLEEHKRTRVPGEPRDYIDCYLDKLDMEQEDGHKSTFDDENLFTCVSDLFIAGTETTSASLEWSLLYMMTYPDFQEKCWAEIDKIRGDRDHLAYEDRVRMPYTQAVLQEIQRFASVVLLDVQLNEFTIPKGTLIITDMSSMHXDERNWKYPNEFNPENFLNKDGELRKVEAFLPFSAGKKVCLGENLARMELFLFFTTMMTHFEFPWPDPKSSPDITPVFGITQAPKRFKIWLVPCIQN, via the exons atggttGGATGTCAGTCTGTAGATGTGGGTATGCAAGCTGCCATAG ATACGCTGGTTGACCCCCATTTCATTCTGGACAATGCTGTATCCAATATTATCTGTTCCATTGTGTTTGGTGGGCGTTATGATTATGATGATACCAGATTCCGAGATATTCCTAATGTTGTTCATGAAAATATGAAGATGGATACTGGATTTTGGTCTCAG CTCTATTATGCATTGGGATTTGTCAAACATCTTCCATTGCCCCATCAGAAGatattcaaaaatgttaaaacagttTTTGAATTCCTTGAAAAAGTTTTAGAAGAACACAAGAGGACCAGAGTGCCTGGTGAACCCCGAGATTACATAGACTGCTATCTGGACAAACTTGACATG GAACAAGAAGATGGTCACAAATCCACCTTTGATGATGAGAACCTATTCACATGCGTGAGTGACCTTTTTATTGCTGGGACAGAAACTACATCTGCCAGTTTGGAATGGAGTCTGCTTTACATGATGACCTATCCAGACTTTCAGG AAAAATGTTGGGCAGAAATAGATAAGATTCGAGGAGACAGGGACCATCTGGCCTATGAGGACAGAGTAAGGATGCCTTACACACAGGCTGTTCTTCAGGAAATCCAGCGTTTTGCCTCAGTTGTGTTACTGGATGTTCAACTAAATGAGTTCACCATACCAAAG GGAACACTCATCATCACAGATATGTCCTCAATGCACTAGGATGAGAGAAATTGGAAGTACCCAAATGAATTCAATCCAGAGAATTTCCTGAACAAGGATGGAGAACTAAGGAAAGTAGAagcttttcttcctttctctgcaggtaaaa AGGTTTGCCTAGGAGAGAATTTGGCCCGCATGGAGCTCTTCCTCTTTTTCACAACTATGATGACACACTTTGAATTCCCCTGGCCAGACCCAAAATCTTCTCCAGACATTACACCGGTTTTTGGGATCACACAGGCACCAAAGCGTTTCAAAATTTGGCTAGTACCATGCATACAGAACTGA